A genomic region of Mesorhizobium sp. NZP2077 contains the following coding sequences:
- a CDS encoding YgcG family protein: protein MVRLVAVVLFVLALPLAAFAADLPALTGRVVDNAGIIDAGTRAALTQKLADFETKGSDQIVVATIPSLDGEEIEPYANRLFRFWKLGQAKENNGVLLLVVPNDHKMRIEVGYGLEGTLTDLHTKLIIENDMVPAFRAGDFSGGISKAVDDMVMVLEGNPEELVARGERNQKAPFNTDNLFFAVFIGIWAIIFFGSMAASILPPIFGQKLGPGRYRWLGMTFEPGRRSSSGGWSSGSSGGGWSSGGGGGGFSGGGGSSGGGGSSGSW from the coding sequence CTGGTTCGCCTTGTCGCCGTTGTGCTCTTTGTCCTGGCGCTTCCGCTCGCCGCCTTCGCCGCCGACCTGCCGGCGCTCACGGGCCGCGTCGTCGACAATGCCGGCATCATCGATGCCGGGACCAGAGCGGCGCTGACGCAAAAGCTTGCCGACTTCGAAACAAAGGGTTCCGACCAGATCGTCGTCGCAACCATCCCCAGCCTTGATGGCGAGGAGATCGAACCCTATGCCAACCGGCTGTTCCGCTTCTGGAAGCTCGGCCAGGCCAAGGAGAACAACGGCGTATTGTTGCTGGTCGTGCCGAACGACCACAAGATGCGCATCGAGGTTGGTTACGGGCTGGAAGGCACTCTGACCGACCTGCACACCAAGCTGATCATCGAAAACGACATGGTGCCGGCCTTCCGCGCCGGCGATTTCTCCGGCGGTATCTCCAAGGCCGTCGATGACATGGTCATGGTGCTGGAAGGCAATCCTGAGGAATTGGTAGCGCGCGGCGAGCGCAACCAGAAAGCACCGTTCAATACCGACAATCTGTTCTTCGCGGTGTTCATCGGCATCTGGGCGATCATCTTCTTCGGCAGCATGGCAGCCTCCATCCTGCCGCCGATCTTCGGCCAGAAGCTCGGACCTGGCCGTTATCGCTGGCTCGGCATGACCTTTGAGCCCGGACGACGCTCCTCAAGTGGCGGCTGGTCCTCGGGCAGTTCCGGCGGGGGTTGGTCTTCGGGCGGTGGCGGCGGTGGCTTTTCCGGCGGCGGCGGTTCGTCCGGCGGTGGCGGCTCCTCGGGAAGCTGGTGA
- a CDS encoding YgcG family protein, with protein sequence MMIRSIPLLRLGHFNPAIHALLAALALLLSCFAVFAAELPVLTGRVVDNAGIIDAGTRAALTQKLADFEKKGSDQIVVATIPSLDGEEIEPYANRLFRFWKLGQAGENNGVLLLVAKNDHKMRIEVGYGLEGTLTDLHTKLIIENDMVPAFRAGDFSGGISKAVDDMVMVLEGNPEELEARGKRNPAASGTPIDPIVAVFLILWATMFFGGIAMAFLPPMFGTKLSPGVYRWLGMTFRYGRGPSGSSSGSSGWTSGSSGGGWSSGSSSSGWSSGSSSSGGGFSGGGGSSGGGGSSGSW encoded by the coding sequence ATGATGATACGCAGCATCCCCCTGTTGAGGCTCGGCCATTTCAACCCGGCGATCCATGCTCTCCTGGCCGCGCTGGCGCTGCTTTTGTCCTGCTTCGCTGTTTTCGCCGCCGAACTGCCTGTCCTGACCGGCCGCGTCGTCGACAATGCCGGCATCATCGATGCCGGGACCAGAGCGGCACTGACGCAGAAACTCGCCGATTTCGAGAAGAAGGGCTCCGACCAGATCGTCGTCGCGACCATTCCCAGCCTAGATGGCGAGGAGATCGAACCCTACGCCAACCGGCTGTTCCGTTTCTGGAAACTCGGCCAGGCGGGTGAAAACAATGGCGTTCTGCTGCTGGTGGCCAAGAACGATCACAAGATGCGCATCGAGGTCGGCTATGGGCTGGAAGGCACACTGACCGACCTGCACACCAAGCTGATCATCGAAAACGACATGGTGCCGGCGTTCCGCGCCGGCGATTTCTCGGGCGGCATCAGCAAGGCCGTCGACGACATGGTCATGGTGCTTGAGGGCAATCCCGAAGAGCTCGAAGCGCGCGGCAAGCGCAATCCCGCCGCCAGCGGCACGCCCATCGACCCGATCGTCGCGGTGTTCCTGATCCTGTGGGCGACGATGTTCTTCGGCGGCATCGCGATGGCGTTCCTGCCGCCGATGTTCGGCACCAAGCTGTCGCCGGGCGTGTATAGATGGCTGGGCATGACGTTTCGTTACGGCCGCGGGCCAAGCGGATCGTCCTCAGGCTCCAGCGGCTGGACGTCAGGTTCGTCGGGCGGCGGCTGGTCTTCGGGAAGCTCCAGCAGTGGCTGGTCGTCCGGGTCGAGCAGCAGCGGCGGCGGGTTTTCGGGCGGCGGCGGCTCGTCCGGTGGTGGCGGTTCTTCAGGAAGCTGGTGA
- a CDS encoding TPM domain-containing protein — translation MATRPISPQDHERIADAIRAAEAKTDGEIYCVVAHASDGYFAPAALMATLGMLVVSLAVAYGLEAWWLTIRLPHFVIAQLLALACVLALLWALPGLRIHMVPRRLRYQAAHANAIKQFLARNVHRTAARTGVLIFVSIAERYAEVVADAGIDAKVGQHVWDGVVRDLTAHAGDDRLADGFVKAVEQVGAVLAEHFPVTSGDTNELDDHLVEI, via the coding sequence ATGGCAACACGACCGATCAGCCCGCAAGATCATGAGCGCATCGCCGACGCGATCCGTGCCGCCGAGGCCAAAACCGATGGCGAGATCTACTGCGTCGTCGCGCATGCCAGCGACGGCTATTTCGCGCCCGCCGCCTTGATGGCAACGCTTGGCATGCTGGTCGTCAGTCTCGCCGTCGCCTATGGGCTGGAGGCCTGGTGGCTCACCATCCGTCTGCCGCATTTCGTCATCGCCCAATTGCTGGCGCTGGCCTGCGTGCTGGCCCTGTTGTGGGCGTTGCCCGGCCTGCGCATCCATATGGTGCCACGGCGGCTGCGCTATCAGGCGGCGCATGCCAATGCGATCAAGCAGTTCCTCGCCCGCAACGTCCACCGCACCGCGGCGCGCACCGGCGTGCTGATCTTCGTATCGATCGCCGAACGCTACGCCGAGGTGGTCGCCGATGCGGGCATCGACGCCAAGGTCGGCCAGCATGTCTGGGACGGTGTGGTGCGTGACCTCACGGCGCATGCCGGCGACGACCGGCTTGCCGACGGGTTCGTCAAGGCGGTCGAACAGGTGGGGGCGGTTCTGGCCGAGCATTTCCCGGTCACCTCAGGCGATACCAATGAGCTTGACGACCACCTCGTCGAAATCTGA
- a CDS encoding GNAT family N-acetyltransferase — MNTLTIDIRKADPRDAGAIAEVHLEAWRGAYSGIIPHRTLTSMINRRGADWWANAIRRAATVLVVEIGGTIAGYATIGKNRARELKQQGEIYELYLRPEYQGIGLGRRLFSAARARLADHGLKGMVVWALEDNQNALAFYAGAGGRDVAEGVEIFEQKALKKVAFVWE; from the coding sequence ATGAATACGCTGACGATCGACATCCGGAAAGCCGACCCGCGCGATGCTGGCGCCATCGCCGAGGTGCACCTGGAAGCCTGGCGCGGCGCCTATTCCGGCATCATTCCGCATCGCACGCTGACATCGATGATCAACCGCCGCGGCGCCGACTGGTGGGCGAACGCGATTCGCCGCGCCGCCACCGTGCTGGTCGTCGAAATCGGCGGCACCATCGCCGGCTATGCGACGATCGGCAAGAACCGCGCCCGGGAGCTCAAACAGCAAGGCGAGATCTACGAACTGTACCTGCGCCCGGAATATCAGGGCATCGGTCTCGGCCGGCGGCTGTTTTCGGCGGCTAGGGCGCGCCTCGCCGACCATGGCCTGAAGGGCATGGTGGTCTGGGCGCTGGAAGACAATCAGAATGCGTTGGCCTTCTATGCCGGCGCCGGCGGCCGCGATGTCGCCGAGGGTGTCGAGATCTTCGAGCAGAAAGCGCTGAAGAAGGTCGCCTTCGTCTGGGAATGA
- the ppa gene encoding inorganic diphosphatase has translation MRIEAIAIGKNPPEDINVIIEVPIGGEPIKYEMDKEAGTLFVDRFLHTSMRYPGNYGFVPHTLSGDGDPIDVLVCNTRALVPGCVINVRPIGVLVMEDNAGQDEKVIAVPSPKLTLRYENVTEYTHLPEITRQQVQHFFEHYKDLEPGKWVKIEGWHDSKYAKKMIVDAIARAKASK, from the coding sequence ATGCGCATCGAAGCCATAGCCATCGGAAAGAATCCGCCTGAGGACATCAACGTCATCATCGAAGTGCCGATCGGCGGCGAGCCGATCAAGTACGAGATGGACAAGGAGGCCGGCACGCTGTTCGTCGACCGCTTCCTGCACACCTCGATGCGTTACCCCGGCAATTACGGCTTCGTGCCGCACACGCTGTCAGGTGACGGCGATCCGATCGACGTTTTGGTCTGCAACACGCGCGCATTGGTGCCGGGCTGCGTCATCAATGTCAGGCCGATCGGCGTGCTGGTGATGGAAGACAATGCCGGCCAGGACGAAAAGGTCATCGCGGTGCCGTCGCCCAAGCTGACGCTGCGCTACGAGAACGTCACCGAATACACGCATTTGCCTGAAATCACGCGTCAGCAGGTGCAGCACTTCTTCGAGCACTACAAGGATCTTGAGCCCGGCAAATGGGTCAAGATCGAAGGCTGGCACGATTCCAAATATGCCAAGAAGATGATCGTCGACGCGATCGCGCGGGCGAAGGCGAGCAAGTAG
- a CDS encoding TetR/AcrR family transcriptional regulator, with translation MPTDKNIELTINDGHASAPPKAAKKILDVAYDLFYRRGIRAIGVDEVVKRAGVTKPSLYRSFPSKDELAASYLRQYDLEYWERFDEAVAAHPGDPRAQIKAFLTRIGKRTQVADYRGCGMTNAAVEYPEHSHPARVVSEANKQELRRRLRAMAAAMGAEDADTLGDGLLLLIEGAYISGQLFGLGGPAQSVARNADLLIEASLKK, from the coding sequence ATGCCAACCGACAAAAATATTGAACTGACCATCAACGATGGTCATGCATCGGCGCCGCCTAAGGCTGCCAAGAAGATCCTCGATGTCGCCTATGACCTGTTCTACCGGCGGGGTATCAGGGCGATCGGCGTCGACGAGGTCGTCAAGCGCGCCGGCGTCACCAAGCCCAGCCTCTACCGCAGCTTTCCCTCCAAGGACGAATTGGCCGCTTCCTATCTCCGGCAATACGACCTTGAATACTGGGAGCGTTTCGACGAGGCAGTGGCCGCCCATCCCGGCGACCCGCGCGCGCAGATCAAGGCTTTCCTGACCCGCATCGGCAAGCGTACGCAAGTGGCCGACTATCGCGGTTGCGGCATGACCAACGCCGCGGTCGAGTATCCCGAACACAGCCATCCGGCACGCGTGGTCAGCGAAGCGAACAAGCAGGAACTGCGCCGCCGGCTGCGCGCCATGGCCGCAGCGATGGGAGCGGAAGACGCCGACACGCTGGGTGACGGGCTGCTGCTGTTGATCGAAGGCGCTTATATCAGCGGCCAGTTGTTCGGCCTCGGCGGTCCGGCGCAGTCGGTCGCCCGCAACGCCGATCTGCTGATCGAAGCGAGCTTGAAGAAATAG
- a CDS encoding MFS transporter: MIAQSRPFGQRYAFVVVGVIFLCLLVAAGLRSAPSVMMLPLENSFGWRRDVISLAAGVGILLYGLTGPFAAALMERIGLRRTLLASLVIMSGSTALSLLMTKPWHLFITWGVFSGIGSGAVASVLGATIVNRWFKTNRGLVMGLMSASSASGMLVFLPLIAALAQSGGWQPVAVAVAIATAAMVPLVWLLVPERPASIGMVRYGAEADDVPPTSPASQGNFLAHTLNTLRRAAGTRVFWYLFATFFVCGFTTNGLVGTHLIAFCGDMGIGEVQAAGLLSMMGIFDLIGTTLSGWLTDRFDPRKLLGVYYAIRGLSLIYLPYSGFSATSLIIFAVLYGLDWIATVPPTLRLANEAFGDRSGPIVFGWIVAGHQVGAATAAAFGGTMRELQGNYELAFLIAGMTAIAAACISLLINTSRPAFDPEPQAA; encoded by the coding sequence ATGATAGCTCAATCCCGTCCCTTTGGCCAGCGCTACGCTTTCGTCGTGGTCGGTGTCATCTTCCTTTGCCTGCTGGTCGCGGCCGGGCTTCGCTCGGCACCCTCGGTCATGATGCTGCCGCTCGAAAACAGCTTCGGCTGGCGGCGCGACGTCATCTCGCTGGCCGCCGGCGTCGGCATCCTGCTCTATGGTCTGACCGGTCCGTTCGCCGCCGCGCTGATGGAAAGGATCGGGCTGCGCCGCACGCTGCTTGCCTCGCTGGTAATCATGTCGGGCTCGACGGCGCTCAGCCTTTTGATGACCAAGCCCTGGCATCTCTTCATCACCTGGGGCGTCTTCTCCGGCATCGGCTCCGGCGCCGTCGCCAGCGTGCTTGGCGCCACCATCGTCAATCGCTGGTTCAAGACCAATCGTGGCCTGGTGATGGGATTGATGTCGGCCTCCAGCGCGTCGGGCATGCTGGTGTTCCTGCCGCTGATCGCCGCGTTGGCGCAGTCGGGCGGCTGGCAGCCGGTTGCCGTTGCGGTCGCGATCGCCACGGCGGCCATGGTACCGCTGGTCTGGCTGCTGGTGCCGGAGCGGCCGGCCTCGATCGGCATGGTGCGTTATGGCGCGGAGGCCGATGACGTGCCGCCGACATCGCCGGCATCGCAAGGCAATTTCCTCGCGCATACGCTGAACACGCTGCGCCGCGCTGCCGGCACACGGGTGTTCTGGTATCTTTTCGCCACCTTCTTCGTCTGCGGCTTCACCACCAACGGGCTGGTCGGTACGCATCTGATCGCCTTCTGTGGCGACATGGGCATCGGCGAGGTGCAGGCGGCCGGCCTGTTGTCGATGATGGGCATTTTCGACCTGATCGGCACGACGCTGTCGGGCTGGCTCACCGACCGTTTCGACCCGCGCAAGCTGCTCGGCGTCTATTACGCCATCCGCGGCCTGTCGCTGATCTACCTGCCGTATTCCGGCTTCTCGGCGACCAGCCTGATTATCTTCGCGGTGCTCTACGGCCTCGACTGGATCGCCACCGTGCCGCCGACGCTGCGGCTCGCCAACGAGGCGTTCGGCGACCGCAGCGGCCCGATCGTGTTCGGTTGGATCGTTGCCGGCCATCAGGTGGGGGCGGCCACGGCGGCTGCCTTCGGCGGAACCATGCGCGAGCTGCAAGGCAATTACGAACTGGCGTTCCTGATTGCCGGCATGACAGCCATCGCCGCGGCCTGTATCTCATTGCTGATCAACACCAGCCGGCCGGCTTTCGATCCGGAGCCACAGGCGGCTTAG
- a CDS encoding alkaline phosphatase has protein sequence MNKLSLTRRAFVTSASAAGLLGASGLALPYYSRASQRPAFTHGVQSGDVDATSGMVWTRTDRPSRVMFEVSSTENFANATRLAPLDTSPASDYTVKRLLTDLASDQDIFYRMIAADLADVNAVSEPIVGRFRTAPASKRDVKFAWSGDTAGQGWGIDETGMKTYSTIAKHTPDFFLHSGDTIYADGAMKDEVDLPGGGKWKNVVLIDGKRKVAETLDEYRDQWKYNMMDKNVLGLSAMCPTFYQWDDHEVLNNWSDSKDLSADNRYTEKSIHVLAARAARAFHEMTTIRYEPSEPGRVYRKIGYGPLLDVFFLDVRSYRGPNGPDLEETLTPKSRMIGEQQTKWLKRELANSKATWKIIAADMPLSLVVWDDAAKKVGFEAVSNNDNGAPKGRELEFADVLRYIKNAGITNTVWLTADVHYTAAHYYNPDKAQFQDFNPFWEFVSGPIHAGTFGPNDLDMTFGPELKFIKAPTAEQGQNLPPSAGLQFFGLVDISGATEQLTVRLMDRDDNELYKVTLDPVRSA, from the coding sequence ATGAACAAGCTCTCGTTGACCCGCCGCGCCTTTGTCACCTCCGCGAGCGCTGCCGGCCTCCTCGGCGCCTCGGGTCTCGCGCTGCCCTACTACTCCCGCGCCAGCCAGCGTCCGGCCTTCACCCATGGCGTCCAGTCCGGCGATGTCGACGCCACCAGCGGCATGGTGTGGACGCGCACGGACCGCCCGTCACGTGTCATGTTCGAAGTATCGTCGACAGAAAATTTCGCCAATGCGACCCGCCTGGCGCCTCTCGATACGTCGCCGGCCAGCGATTACACGGTGAAGCGGCTGCTCACCGACCTGGCTTCCGACCAGGATATTTTTTACCGGATGATTGCGGCGGATCTCGCCGACGTCAACGCAGTCTCCGAGCCGATCGTCGGCCGCTTCCGCACGGCGCCGGCCTCGAAACGCGACGTCAAGTTCGCCTGGTCGGGCGATACCGCTGGTCAGGGCTGGGGTATCGACGAGACCGGCATGAAGACCTACTCGACCATCGCCAAGCACACGCCCGACTTCTTCCTGCACTCGGGCGACACCATCTATGCCGATGGTGCCATGAAGGATGAGGTCGACCTGCCCGGCGGCGGCAAATGGAAGAACGTCGTGCTGATCGACGGCAAGCGCAAGGTCGCCGAAACGCTGGATGAATATCGCGACCAGTGGAAATACAACATGATGGACAAGAACGTGCTCGGCTTGAGCGCCATGTGCCCCACCTTCTACCAGTGGGACGACCATGAGGTGCTGAACAACTGGTCTGACTCGAAGGATCTGAGCGCCGACAACCGCTATACGGAAAAGTCCATCCATGTGCTGGCGGCCCGTGCGGCGCGCGCCTTCCATGAAATGACGACGATCCGCTACGAACCGTCCGAGCCCGGCCGCGTCTATCGCAAGATAGGCTACGGTCCGCTGCTCGACGTGTTCTTCCTCGATGTGCGCTCCTATCGCGGCCCGAATGGCCCGGATCTGGAGGAAACGCTGACGCCGAAGTCGCGTATGATCGGTGAACAGCAGACCAAGTGGCTGAAGCGGGAACTGGCCAACTCGAAGGCGACCTGGAAGATCATCGCCGCCGATATGCCGCTCAGCCTCGTCGTCTGGGATGACGCTGCGAAGAAGGTCGGCTTCGAGGCTGTCAGCAACAACGACAATGGCGCGCCGAAGGGCCGCGAACTCGAATTCGCCGATGTGCTGCGCTACATCAAGAACGCCGGCATCACCAACACGGTGTGGCTGACCGCAGATGTGCACTACACGGCGGCTCATTACTACAACCCCGACAAGGCGCAGTTCCAGGATTTCAATCCGTTCTGGGAATTCGTCTCCGGTCCGATCCATGCCGGCACCTTCGGTCCCAACGATCTCGACATGACTTTTGGGCCTGAGCTGAAATTCATCAAGGCGCCGACCGCCGAGCAAGGCCAGAACCTGCCGCCGTCCGCCGGGCTCCAGTTCTTCGGCCTTGTCGATATCAGCGGCGCAACCGAGCAGCTGACGGTGAGGCTGATGGACCGCGATGACAACGAACTCTACAAGGTCACGCTCGACCCGGTGCGGTCGGCGTAA
- the typA gene encoding translational GTPase TypA, translating to MKIRNIAIIAHVDHGKTTLVDQLLRQSGSFRDNQRVAERAMDSNDLEKERGITILAKATSVDWKDTRINIVDTPGHADFGGEVERILSMVDSAIVLVDAAEGPMPQTKFVVGKALKVGLKPIVVINKIDRPDARHVEVVNEVFDLFAALDATDDQLDFPILYGSGRDGWVSENPEGPKDQGLAPLFDLVIKHVPEPTVHPGPFRMIGTILEANPFLGRIITGRIESGTLKSNQAVKVLHHDGTQIETGRISKILAFRGLERQPIEEAQAGDIVAIAGLSKGTVADTFCDMAVTEALHAQPIDPPTVTMSFLVNDSPLAGTEGDKVTSRVIRDRLLREAEGNVALKIEESPDKDSFFVSGRGELQLAVLIETMRREGFEIAVSRPRVVMQKGENGELLEPVEEVVIDVDEEHAGIVVQKMSERKAEMVELRPSGGNRQRIVFHAPTRGLIGYQSELLTDTRGTAVMNRLFHAYEPYKGELPGRTNGVLISNEQGEAVAYAMWNLEDRGPMVIDPGVKVYQGMIIGIHSRDNDLEVNVLKGKKLTNIRAAGKDEAVKLTPPIRMTLERALAWIQDDELVEVTPKTIRLRKLYLDPNERKRFEKSAKVVGAA from the coding sequence ATGAAAATTCGTAATATCGCGATCATCGCGCACGTCGACCATGGAAAAACCACCCTCGTCGACCAATTGCTGCGGCAATCCGGCTCCTTCCGCGACAACCAGCGCGTCGCCGAACGTGCCATGGATTCCAACGACCTCGAAAAGGAACGCGGCATCACCATCCTGGCCAAGGCGACCTCGGTCGACTGGAAGGACACGCGCATCAACATCGTCGACACGCCCGGCCACGCCGATTTCGGCGGCGAGGTCGAGCGCATCCTGTCGATGGTGGATTCGGCCATCGTGCTGGTCGACGCCGCCGAGGGTCCGATGCCGCAGACCAAGTTCGTCGTCGGCAAGGCGCTCAAGGTCGGCCTGAAGCCGATCGTCGTCATCAACAAGATAGACCGCCCGGACGCGCGCCATGTCGAGGTGGTCAACGAGGTGTTCGACCTGTTCGCAGCGCTCGACGCTACCGACGACCAGCTCGATTTCCCGATTCTCTACGGTTCGGGCCGCGATGGCTGGGTCTCCGAGAACCCGGAAGGCCCGAAGGATCAGGGCCTGGCGCCGCTGTTCGACCTCGTCATCAAGCATGTGCCGGAGCCCACCGTTCATCCGGGTCCGTTCCGCATGATCGGCACCATCCTGGAAGCCAACCCCTTCCTCGGCCGCATCATCACCGGCCGCATCGAGAGCGGCACGCTGAAGTCGAACCAGGCGGTCAAGGTGCTGCACCATGACGGCACCCAGATCGAAACCGGCCGCATTTCCAAGATCCTTGCCTTCCGTGGCCTCGAGCGCCAGCCGATCGAGGAAGCGCAGGCGGGCGACATCGTCGCCATTGCCGGCCTGTCCAAGGGCACCGTCGCCGATACGTTCTGCGACATGGCGGTGACCGAGGCGCTGCATGCGCAGCCGATCGATCCGCCGACCGTGACCATGTCCTTCCTCGTCAACGACAGTCCGCTCGCCGGCACCGAAGGTGACAAGGTGACCAGCCGCGTCATCCGCGACCGCCTGTTGCGCGAAGCCGAGGGCAATGTCGCGCTGAAGATCGAGGAATCGCCCGACAAGGATTCGTTCTTCGTCTCCGGCCGCGGCGAATTGCAGCTGGCCGTGCTGATCGAGACGATGCGCCGCGAAGGTTTTGAAATCGCCGTGTCGCGTCCGCGCGTCGTCATGCAGAAGGGCGAGAACGGCGAATTGCTGGAGCCGGTCGAGGAAGTCGTCATCGACGTCGACGAGGAGCATGCCGGCATCGTCGTGCAGAAGATGTCGGAGCGTAAGGCCGAGATGGTCGAGTTGCGCCCCTCCGGCGGCAACCGCCAGCGCATCGTCTTCCACGCGCCGACACGCGGCCTGATCGGCTACCAGTCGGAACTGCTGACCGACACGCGCGGCACTGCCGTGATGAACCGCCTGTTCCATGCCTATGAGCCCTACAAGGGCGAACTGCCGGGCCGCACCAATGGCGTGCTGATCTCCAACGAACAGGGCGAGGCTGTGGCCTACGCCATGTGGAACCTGGAAGACCGCGGCCCGATGGTCATCGACCCGGGCGTCAAGGTCTATCAGGGCATGATCATCGGCATCCATTCCCGCGACAACGACCTCGAAGTGAACGTGCTCAAGGGCAAGAAGCTCACCAACATCCGCGCCGCCGGCAAGGACGAGGCGGTCAAGCTCACCCCGCCGATCCGCATGACGCTGGAGCGCGCGCTGGCCTGGATCCAAGACGACGAGCTCGTTGAGGTGACGCCGAAGACCATCCGCCTGCGCAAGCTCTATCTCGACCCGAACGAGCGCAAGCGTTTCGAGAAGTCGGCCAAGGTGGTCGGCGCGGCTTAA
- a CDS encoding DUF1062 domain-containing protein has translation MSSTLRIHWAITPAIAPQPLINCNRCGGVKAYRCSGKFRVNANGKRIDVWLIYRCVDCDNSWNFGILERCNRRDIEPALLQALERNDVGLARRHAFDIVALRSKVGRVEEFADVAVCKAVLGGTRESAAVLELQLGLEMPTSLRLDRLLASELGISRSRLQVLEERRLLVVDPDGAKALRKPARAGMTVRVDLAGEPDHEAIIRAAGW, from the coding sequence ATGTCTTCTACTCTGCGTATCCACTGGGCAATCACGCCTGCAATCGCACCTCAACCCCTGATCAACTGCAATCGCTGCGGCGGCGTGAAGGCCTATCGCTGCAGCGGCAAATTCCGCGTCAACGCCAACGGCAAGCGCATCGACGTCTGGCTGATCTATCGCTGCGTCGACTGCGACAACTCCTGGAATTTCGGCATTCTCGAACGCTGCAACCGCCGCGACATCGAGCCGGCGCTGCTGCAGGCGCTCGAACGCAACGATGTGGGATTGGCGCGGCGCCATGCCTTCGACATCGTCGCCTTGCGTAGCAAGGTGGGGCGTGTCGAGGAGTTTGCCGATGTTGCGGTATGCAAGGCAGTGCTCGGCGGCACCAGGGAAAGCGCGGCGGTTCTGGAACTCCAGCTTGGGCTGGAAATGCCGACATCGCTCCGGCTCGACCGCTTGCTAGCCAGTGAACTCGGCATCTCGCGCTCGCGGCTTCAGGTGCTGGAGGAACGGCGCCTGCTAGTGGTCGATCCGGACGGCGCCAAGGCATTGCGCAAGCCGGCCCGCGCGGGAATGACGGTCCGCGTCGATCTGGCCGGCGAGCCGGACCACGAAGCCATCATCCGCGCGGCCGGCTGGTAA
- a CDS encoding alkaline phosphatase family protein — MVEQGWRALVRRFSMLAVLTAGIALGEAPLAVASSRKPPKYDHVVVVIMENHTFEQISLAGRAAPYLNKLAKGGALFDRSYGVAHPSQPNYFALFSGLTQGVHDDGMHGFAAPNLAARLRAHGKTFTGYVEAGSPRKHNPWESFADAKGFEKSLAHLPRDYARLPSVSFVIPNLENDMHDGTIQTADTWLKTHLGGYAAWSKKNNSLLIVTFDEDDYHTENHIFTVFYGSGIESGRYSERIDHYSVLRTIEDIESIPPLGTSVVRRVIASGWSRR; from the coding sequence GTGGTTGAGCAAGGTTGGCGTGCGCTCGTTCGACGGTTCTCCATGCTGGCTGTCCTGACAGCCGGCATTGCGCTTGGTGAAGCGCCCCTGGCCGTCGCATCGTCGAGGAAGCCACCGAAGTATGATCACGTCGTTGTCGTGATCATGGAGAACCACACCTTTGAGCAGATTTCTCTGGCGGGACGAGCTGCTCCCTATTTGAACAAGTTGGCAAAAGGCGGCGCCCTGTTCGATCGATCCTATGGGGTCGCTCACCCCAGCCAACCCAATTACTTCGCGCTGTTCAGCGGCTTGACACAAGGCGTCCATGACGATGGCATGCACGGCTTTGCTGCGCCGAACCTGGCCGCTCGTCTTCGGGCTCACGGCAAGACATTTACGGGCTACGTCGAAGCCGGATCGCCGCGAAAACATAATCCCTGGGAATCGTTTGCCGACGCGAAGGGATTTGAGAAGTCTCTTGCCCACCTCCCTCGCGACTACGCGAGGCTACCATCCGTCAGTTTCGTGATTCCCAATCTCGAAAATGACATGCATGATGGCACGATACAGACGGCTGACACTTGGTTGAAAACTCATCTTGGAGGCTACGCCGCCTGGTCGAAGAAAAACAACAGCCTTTTGATAGTAACTTTCGATGAAGACGACTACCATACGGAGAACCATATATTTACTGTATTCTACGGATCTGGAATCGAATCAGGACGTTACTCCGAAAGGATCGATCACTATTCGGTCCTGCGAACCATTGAAGACATAGAGAGCATACCCCCCTTGGGCACCAGCGTCGTCAGAAGGGTGATCGCAAGTGGCTGGAGCCGACGGTAA